In Pseudophryne corroboree isolate aPseCor3 chromosome 2, aPseCor3.hap2, whole genome shotgun sequence, the sequence tatggtgagttatatgtgcggggcgggcggggcggggtggggtgagggggcggccacctaggtaaaatCCAATCCCGGGAAtctcgggattggccatttttcaatcccgatacccgggattgaaaaaattgcccgggattggcttccctaactgTAATATTACCTTGTCTGCCCCCCTGGGTAGTGCCtgcccggagacttgcacagcagaaAGTGTTATTGGCTCCGATATCCGGCACCACACCACCCtacggtacaggttgagtatcccatatccaaatattccgaaatacggaatattctgaaatacggaatttttggatgaggacagagatagtgaaacctttgttttctgatggctcattgtacacaaactttttttaatacaaagttattaaaaatattgaatttaattaccttcaggctgtgtgtataaggtgtatttgaaacataaattaatgtgtgaatgtacacacactttggttaatgcacaaagttattcaaaatatttgctaaaatgaccttctggctgtgtgtataatgtgtaaatgaaacacaaatgcattctgtgcttagacctgggtcccatcgccatgatatctcattatggtatgaaattatttcaaaatacggaataatccgatatccaaaatacttctggtcccaagcattttggatatgggatactcaacctgtatagtgaaGAAACTCCAAATAAACTACAGATCCCAGTAGTGAACACCGTCTGTGCACAGCTCTGGGCAGGCACTATCCAGGGGGGCAGACAAGGCAGCATGTCACTGGCGTAGCTGAGCCAGGGTGCCGTTCTCTATGCAGTACCCTACTCAGTTGCATAGCCAGCGTACACCTAAACTGGCCCTGGACGGCGCTGATATACGTGACAATACTCTATGACAAACATAGTTCAGTTACAGCACTTCCAACAGACCTGGAGCCTCAGTAAAGATATCTGCAGACTGGGAACAAAGTCtagggagtagtagtagtgcagagttGGGGGACAGGCTgtgactagtagtagtagtagtgcagagtaggaggaagggggggcaggctgggattaattgtagtgcagagcaggggccaGACTGGTGtaatagtagtgcagagcagggaccAGACTGGTGtaatagtggtgcagagcagggaccAGACTGGTGTAATAGTAATGCAGAGCAGGGACCAGACTGGTGTAATAGTAATGCAGAGCAGGGACCAGACTGGTGTAATAGTAATGCAGAGCAGGGACCAGACTGGTGTAATGGTAATGCAGAGCAGGGACCAGACTGGTGTAATAGTAATGCAGAGCAGGGACCAGACTGGTGTAATAGTAATGCAGAGCAGGGACCAGACTGGTGTAATAGTAATGCAGAGCATGGACCAGACTGGTGTAATGGTAATGCAGAGCAGGGACCAGACTGGTGTAATAGTAATGCAGAGCAGGGACCAGACTGGTGTAATAGTAATGCAGAGCAGGGACCAGACCGGTGTAATAGTAATGCAGAGCAGGGACCAGACTGGTGTAATAGTGCAGAGCAGGGAGCAGACCGGTGTAATAGTGCAGAGCAGGGACCAGACTGgcgtagtagtagtgcagagcagggaccAGACTGATGTAATAGTAGTACAGAGCAGGGACCAGACTGgcgtagtagtagtgcagagcagggaccAGACTGATGTAATAGTAGTACAGAGCAGGAACCAGACTGGCGTAGTAGTAGTGCAAAGCAGGGACCAGACTGGCAtactagtagtgcagagcagggaccAGACTGGTGTAATAGTGATGCAGAGCAGGAACCAGACTGGTGTAATAGTAATGCAGAGCAGGGACCAGACTGGTGTaaaagtagtgcagagcagggaccAGACTGGTGTAAAAGTGCAGAGCAGGGACCAGACTGAAGTAATAGTAGTACAGAGCAGGAACCAGACTGgcgtagtagtagtgcagagcagggaccAGGCTGGCGtactagtagtgcagagcagggaccAGACTGGTGTAATGGTAGTACAGAGCTGGGACCAGACTGGTGTAATAGTAATGCAGAGCAGGGACCAGACTGGTGTAATAGTGATGCAGAGCAGGAACCAGACTGGTGTAATAGTAATGCAGAGCAGGGACCAGACTGGTGTAATAGTGATGCAGAGCAGGAACCAGACTGGTTtaatagtagtgcagagcagggaccAGACTGGcgtagtagtagtgcagagtaagggggcaggctgggagtactagtagtagtagttcaAAGttgaggggcaggctgggagtagtagtagtagtgcagaatagggggggggggacaggctgggATTAATAGTCGCTCCCACAGGACTGACAGGCATGCAGTGAGTGGGACTAGATAGCTCAGAAGTCCCGTTCTTCCATCTCCCACACATCACAGAATTCCTTGCTACACACTCCGCACTGCGTGGGTAAACACGGCACTGCTACAGAAAAAGGTTGATGTGGAGCCAGGTACTTCCGGTTTGCGTTCGACAGTGAACGCACATCCTAGAAGCGGGCAAGGGACTGGCTCAGCGGCAAACCTTCCCAGTGCCCCGACGTCCCTATTTGGTCAGTGGGTACCAGGAGCACAATTAGGAGACCTGTGAAATTTAAATGAAGCCTTTTATGTACTGTAGCAAAAATATCCTATAATGACTTACATTGGATCTCTGAAGCATACTTAACATCTTATtttgtctcctctccaggagaagcccggagtGGAGAGGAGACACCGCTGGCCACTTCGGGGGGCAGGGCCAAGCTCTCATGTCATTAGACAATTTACGTAATTTAGCCTCGCCTCCTACATACGCCTCCATGATTCCCATGATTATTTCCCCATTCTGCCCGCTGCACTGGGAAGCAGATGGGATGTGGGAGATCCACCTACTCTTCCATAGATGTGGGTGACTACCTGAAAAATCGTCAGTCTCCCGcatcttccaggagagtaggcaagtactgtGTGAACTGTGAATGACCAAAATGCTTAAATAATACTCCAGGGACACGggagacatttttttttattgtcttaTGAAAAAGGCTAGCAAAATGAATGTACAAATATAAAAATACACACTGTACAGATAGGAACGGGATTTACAGGCTTCCCTCAAGCTGTTAAAAAATaaactttttgtttgttttatatttttacataacaCATTCTTTAAACCTTTGAATGTAGATCAGAAACAAGAAAGTTATAGCGTTATAGCTCAAGAGTCATTCCTATTTTCtacattatatttatatatctcTTTTTTCTCCTACATACAGTAAAtgaaatatacagtaatataaaggGGAGATGTGATTTTATTATAAGACATGTTCTTTGGTATTGCTTTAAATATCATTATATTTTACTTAACACATAGTTGGGATAGCCACATTCTTGTATGGAGTTATTTTTCTGGAAGACCTTATTTTAATGATTAATCGTTGTGTGCCAGACTGGAGATGTATTAGGTCTCAAGCTTTACACACAGTGGAAGTAGCCCTTTCTTGGGCAGTAAAAATACTCCGGACCATAACTTGGAGTGTGCGAGCACAGGGTTCTGGGGGCTGCACCGTCACTGATCTACGTCTCTGCATCTAGCTGGCAGTGTCTCTGGAACGGCACCCTGCATCCAGaattgctgctgcagtgctgtccgGATTGTCCGGAGCATCATGATGACATTcctaccaactgtcccgatttttgcgggacagtcatgTTTTTTTGTTACTGTCCCACCCACAGGGCGCAGTGGGAGAGACATTCGGACATTAGACggtctattcatgggagacagagggactgggggcatgccaagtCTTCCGCATGCCGCTCGCCCCCTGCCGCTCACTACGTCCCTCCACTCACCACGGCAACCCGCCACACAGAAGGGTTGCCACGCCCCCCCGCtttacagtgcctgtaatcaccgtgTCCCCATACTGCCTCCTCCACGCCCCAGTACGGCCTCGACTCCCCCTCCtatgtgacctggctgctccctcccagagGGAGCAGCCAAAATGCAGGCAAGTATGCCATAGGGGTTTGCAGGACTTTTTAGGGTTGTGCATTAGCAAATAATCATTCAACTGTACAAACATCAGCGCTGCTTCCACCCCTGAATCAGACCGTATATCATTCATTGAGGATAAGTGAGTGCATTAACTTTTAAAACAAATGTCAGAAATAGATTAAGGGCATTGTATTACATATATTTTATTTGAATAACAAGGCTACTTCCATGCCAGAAATGCTTTGTCCATATGCTTTTGTCCTTGATCATTTTTGTTTCAGTTTAATCAGTGGGAGTGACCTTTTCCACTACTGACACCTGAGATACCACAAATAGGGTGTATTTCCCTTCCTACGAACTGTCTCAGATTTGTGGGGACTGTTCAGCCGTCCTGCCCATATTCTTCCTTTGTCCTgaatctagaacgtatgagaagtgTGTGTGCAGCTAATGCTTGTCCCTCGATTCCACACAAAACTAATAACCAGTGTATATGGCATTAAAGAGGTGGTTTTTTTTTAGAGAGGTGGCCGGTGTCCTGACTACACCCCAAAGTGTTGAGACCATGCTCCTGTGTAGTGTGACACTCCTTTGGTGTCTCATTGTAGAAATTGGGAGGCATGTATTTCCCTTTAATGAAAGGATCACATAATACAGGTTTGTGGAGTGGTTCTGTCTGTAACCCAcactggaggtaattctgagttgatcgcagcaggaactttgttagcagttgggcaaaaccatgtgcactgcaggggaggcagatataagtaacatgtgcagagagagagagatttgggtgtggtgagttcaatctgcaatctaaattgcagtgtaaaaataaagcagccagtatttaccctgcacagaaacaatataacccacccaaatctaactctttctgcacatgttatatctgcccccctccctgcagtgcacatggttttacccaactgctaaaaaatgtcctgctccgatcaacttggaattacccccattgacacaAACCTTAACAGCAGGAGGTAGAAGTATGGTTCCCTAATAAGGTGTTCCTTAGATCAAAAGGCACATAAGCAGTGACATGTATGGTGTATGATACAAGCAGTGTCAACATGTGGCAGGGCCATAACCAGGAGTGTGCAAGTGGTGCCGTCACACAGAGCACAGAGCTTTGGGGGCAACATCCTCGCAagcccttgcttctggctagcagtgtgcctggaacagcaccctgcagccagtatagCTGCTGCAGAACCGCACGGAGCATCCTTTGGACGCTCCAGGCAGGCACCTTGCAGTCTGTGCAGCCTCTTGGTGCGTCCTCAGGAGTACTGCACTTCCGCAGAGCCAGCGGCCCCGCACCCACTGTGCAGATTCATGATGTCATGCACTAAGTGGGCGGGGCCTGCACAGGGCACTGCTGAGTTCTGTTACATGTCTGTTCAGGTGGTCTTCTGTATggcgaatgtcgggataccggcgcacagtataccggcgccggaatcccgacacccggcataccgacaactattctcccttgtgggggtccacgacccccctggagggagaataaaatagtgtggcgcgcgtagcgcgccaccgtgcccgcaaggggctcctttgcgcttgccacgctgtcggtatgccggcggtcgggctcccggcgccggtatgctggtcgccgggagcccgtgcgccggcataccatactacacccgtctgttCTTTATATTACGTGCATGGTATATGAtgcacttaatatttcattctcttATGGTTTAACTATAGCCAGCTTTAAAACTTATTATAGTCATCCAAATGGCCTGatttgaaagtaaagcaaaaaaaaaaacaaaaaaaaaaacaagtaactgaGCACCtagacaaaaccatgctgcactgcatgtggggcagatgtaaattgtgcaaagagatttagatttggatggggtgtgttcaaactgaaatctaaattgcagtgtgaaatgaAAGTTGTCCAACATTTTGTGGGCttcatgcaaaaacagccagtatttaccctgcaaagaaaaacataaatgtatttgcaccccttgtattgcaaaatggtttgtttcAGATACAAAGTTACATACTTATTTTATGCTTTACTTTCAATAAGAATTAGGCCAAAAGTTGTAATAAGGAAAAATGAAAGAGCACCTGTCACTGCACCAATGGTGGAGGGAGCCCTTTTGATAACTGAAATATAAGAATGTAATCTACAAACTCACTAGGAATCAACAGCATCACTCTAAAGCAATCCCTTTGTGTTACAGATTGCAAGTGAATATATTAATGAAAATGGCGACCCCAATTGCCTGTAGCTGACTACAGTTCCATAAGGCAACTTGTGAAAGTCCACATTTCAATTACCTATAGCTCCCTGTGTGTGCTCTTGTGTTGCTCGATGCTAGAAATGTTTTCATAGCCCTTTAGTTCAATAACAGCTGAAGAAACAAATTATTTATCCCTGACCAAAAGATAAATGATGCTATGGAACAGCCTGACAACGTTCCATCTTTGTTATAACTGAAAAACGTTTCTGAAAAGCTAGATAGAAAAGTGTtatgatttgtgtttagtaaataggTAATCAAAGACTATCCTAAATTGTACAGTCATATTACAAAAATGAATGTATAGAGCATGTGCAAATTTTGTCATATTTAAAACGTCCATGACAAAAAGACAACAGACAGTtctagaaatagatttactggataAATCAAGTGTACTTTTCTGTGCCAGCAAAACTGAAGTCTTGCATTTTATTTAAGCACACTGTATTATAATGATCCAGTATTTTAAAAATGAGTCAAGATAATGAGCAAGCGCTGCGCCATTGTGTGATCACTTCGATCTGGCCAGTTGTCATAGATGTCCCTTTCACTGAAGCTTTAGATTGCTCAAGAAATAGTGTTGAGGAACTTATTCTCGCCAGCTAAAGAAGACAGCATAGAGTTCAGGTCTGTCACAGCCATGTTTGGAACCATGGCTGCAGGATTACGAGGTGTGCCCAAATGTGAAGAAGGTTGAGATGATCCTTGTAAACCACTTGGAGTTAAAGTACCTGGGATCAGCGATGTGGGATCAGGATCATCAATAATGGCAGCAAAATCAATCTGAGTGTTTTCCAAATCCAGAGTGTCCAAAGGGTTTGATGCTGGACATGAAGTGCTGTATGGCAATGAGTCTGTCTTCAAGAAACTCAGGTTAGAATTGTACTGTCCATGCTGATGTCCATCACAACTACTTTGGTGATGATTTAGTGGTGGGGCAACCTTTTGGGGTCCTGTTTTTCCATGGTGCATTTCAACTTGCCCTGAGTAATATATCATGCCAGTGGTGTCATTAATGTCTGACTGGGGCTGAATAGAAGGCAGAGTAACCCCTCTCCTAGGACTGGATTCAGCTGAATGGTAAGATGGACTAAGCTGCGGTGGACTGGCCATGAATGTCGACTGGCTGGTTATACTTTGTTGCCGCACTGGAGGTTTTCGCCAAAGGGGGGGATGTGGCACCATATCCAATCTGTTACTTTGATTTTCTGGACTTCTCATGGTTTTAGGATGAATTGGTTGATTTTCATGTGAGTTTGGACTCAGTAAGCTGTTCTCTGTTTGCTTTCCCTGGTAATTAATGTATTTAGGGCTCATGTATGCCTGGGCATGAGGTGTGTTCCTGTGTTGACTCTGGCCTGTGTCAACATCCTCTCCAGCGCTGTTCATCATTGGCATATTCTTCGGCTGCTGCTCCCACATTAGTGCTTGTTGGGATTGAACATAATTTCTCACCATCATCTCCTTCACTTGCATCATAGGTGTCTGTGATCTACGTCCTTGAGGGCTCAGCATGCTGGGGTTAAGGCCGGGATTGTAGCAAGTGCTTTGTTGGCTGTCCTGTTGTCCTTGGTACTCACAGTTTGTATTCAGTGGAGAAATGGGCATAGTGTTTGGCTGGTTGAATGCATGCTGTTGTACTGAATGATGCTTCATGTTTTGACACGACATCATGGAGGGCATTGATTGATGAAACTGTTGTTCTGGTTTGATATGCACCTGACCCAAGTGACTGTACCTTTGATTATTTACATACATACTCTGCTGCTGACATGAATTACTATTTACAAGGGAAATCTGTTTGTTTGACTCTGATACTGGATTGGAGAATTGACTGTGACATTGATTCCTTGGTGACACATTTGGTTGCATCACCTGATGGTTTGAAGTTTGCCCATCAGACATTTCCATCGTACCTGAGCTTACTTCATGCCACTGCACTGGTAAGCTAGAATTACTGGTCATTTGCCTTGTATTATGGAACGACTGATTGTGAGCGGTCATTTGGCATTGGTTGAACTCTGGGTGACTCAAAGCATTGTTCTGGTTGGAATGACTGTCAGGATTTATATGCACATTGCCTGCGGCTCGCAAAGAACTAGGATATGCATTTTGGTTTTGAATATCTATACCATGAAGTTGGTGGTTAAAATTCATCTGGTTATTGGGAGCATTCATTTGAGAGTCTTGGTAGCTCATGTATTGCTGCATTTCATTAGTGGCCATGACATTATGTTCCTTATTGTGAGATGATCCATCTGTGCTAGTTGCCTCCATGAACACATTCTCACTGATACTAGGTGGCCGGGGTGAAAAAACATGTAACTGTAGGTTTGCATCCGATCCTCCATAAGGTTGCTGTTGACCTAGAGTATGTCTTCCCATCATTGATGTGTTCAtgtttgacatactcttgaaccgcTGGACTTTGGGTATTGCCTGAGGTTCTCCACCATGTCTTGCAGGATCACTAGCTCTTCTTATGCCAGCCCCAGGAGCCTGAGCTGGATGAATTATTCCTGTACCATAACTGTGGTATTCATTGTTGCTATGTCTTCTTTGGGTATTATTAGCAAGTATTGAAGAGATAGATGACCCACGGTAATCACTTGTACCAAAATTCATCCGATTATTTGAACTCATTCTCTCCATATTAGGAAGTGGTGTGGGTGGAGGACCACCAGTAGCTGCAGCATATTTTGCCTTTAGTCTGTATTGCTGAGCTGGAGTTAGGCCTGGAAGGCCAGTGGCATTGGAATGTCTTGAAGTATCTGATGTCATTTG encodes:
- the GLI1 gene encoding zinc finger protein GLI1; the encoded protein is MASRQCPPTMFNSMNPPMNSYVEHCYMRSPNVMAEGMNEMTYCHQNNLMTGHHGFALAQANDHMAGPDAGSRFSTPRSSVKLSKKRAMSISPLSDASIDLQTMIRTSPNSLVAFINSRCSSANGSYGHLSIGTISPSLGYQNCLNHQRSQGASYGLNTLMSYNSHEPLSNRGVSILQSRTPIKHCQMKSEPLSSTGLDAINSKRLEDGSEGDISSPASAGTQDPLLGLLDGRDDLEKEDGKHEPETVYETNCHWENCTKEFDTQEHLVHHINNEHIHGEKKEFVCHWQDCSRELRPFKAQYMLVVHMRRHTGEKPHKCTFEGCNKAYSRLENLKTHLRSHTGEKPYVCEHEGCNKAFSNASDRAKHQNRTHSNEKPYVCKIPGCTKRYTDPSSLRKHVKTVHGPEAHITKKHRGDGLPRNHATHEGTGSQGIKSDIQQDLEASSSQARKEEGRLTVPDMALKSQPSPGGQSSCSSERSPLGSTNNNDSGVEMNANTGGSFEDLSNLEDIPSVESIGTAGASALRKLENLRIDKINQMRKAPSAGKSVKLPAIHNTASQGELQGMCGPLGMTHSNHMMELSSSDYMKLNDRRNSTTSTMSSAYTVSRRSSVVSPYLSNQRSADVGNMADTYDQMTSDTSRHSNATGLPGLTPAQQYRLKAKYAAATGGPPPTPLPNMERMSSNNRMNFGTSDYRGSSISSILANNTQRRHSNNEYHSYGTGIIHPAQAPGAGIRRASDPARHGGEPQAIPKVQRFKSMSNMNTSMMGRHTLGQQQPYGGSDANLQLHVFSPRPPSISENVFMEATSTDGSSHNKEHNVMATNEMQQYMSYQDSQMNAPNNQMNFNHQLHGIDIQNQNAYPSSLRAAGNVHINPDSHSNQNNALSHPEFNQCQMTAHNQSFHNTRQMTSNSSLPVQWHEVSSGTMEMSDGQTSNHQVMQPNVSPRNQCHSQFSNPVSESNKQISLVNSNSCQQQSMYVNNQRYSHLGQVHIKPEQQFHQSMPSMMSCQNMKHHSVQQHAFNQPNTMPISPLNTNCEYQGQQDSQQSTCYNPGLNPSMLSPQGRRSQTPMMQVKEMMVRNYVQSQQALMWEQQPKNMPMMNSAGEDVDTGQSQHRNTPHAQAYMSPKYINYQGKQTENSLLSPNSHENQPIHPKTMRSPENQSNRLDMVPHPPLWRKPPVRQQSITSQSTFMASPPQLSPSYHSAESSPRRGVTLPSIQPQSDINDTTGMIYYSGQVEMHHGKTGPQKVAPPLNHHQSSCDGHQHGQYNSNLSFLKTDSLPYSTSCPASNPLDTLDLENTQIDFAAIIDDPDPTSLIPGTLTPSGLQGSSQPSSHLGTPRNPAAMVPNMAVTDLNSMLSSLAGENKFLNTIS